One window of the Candidatus Chryseobacterium colombiense genome contains the following:
- a CDS encoding SusD/RagB family nutrient-binding outer membrane lipoprotein translates to MKKIIIPILLGTLFVSCASDDINMDPHSAYTTIPSTLVTNAQKELSDYVNTCSVNENNFRLTMQYWQETTYVEESNYNFTNRNVANQIFIDNYVNVLNSLVQAKNLINAYQPVPAEALTWPTTKKNQLAIIDIMQVYTYQGLVDTFGNIPYSQANQLGSNVAPAYDDAAGIYSSLISRLQQDIAAIDVNGGLNSASDDFSSADVFYSGDLSAWKTLGNSLLLKLGIAIADSNPTLAQQTATLAINNGVMTSSANDCKFQYLSGSPNYSPIYENVKANNRNDFVGGKTLVDYMNANNDTRIAKYFKPVGSTGTYVGQSIGLPASFASFSAPGTFAYTPTTPGILMNYTEVAFYLTEASARWGVGGSPATNYTKAITSSFTDWGISADAAAYIAAHPYNAANWKQSVGQQAWVAMYNQPLVSWNFWRRLDYPVLQPAAAATINSVPMRMSYPTSEYQTNGANVSAASSAIGGDLLTTKVFWDKN, encoded by the coding sequence ATGAAAAAAATCATAATACCCATATTACTAGGAACATTATTTGTTAGTTGCGCATCCGATGATATTAATATGGATCCCCATTCAGCATATACAACGATTCCGTCGACATTGGTAACAAATGCTCAGAAGGAACTAAGCGATTATGTAAATACGTGTAGCGTAAATGAAAACAATTTTAGATTAACAATGCAGTATTGGCAGGAAACTACCTATGTAGAAGAAAGTAACTATAACTTCACTAATAGAAATGTTGCTAATCAGATCTTTATTGATAATTATGTTAATGTATTGAATAGCTTAGTTCAGGCAAAGAACTTAATAAATGCATATCAACCGGTGCCTGCTGAAGCATTAACATGGCCTACAACTAAAAAAAATCAGCTTGCTATAATTGATATTATGCAGGTATACACTTATCAAGGATTAGTAGATACTTTTGGAAATATTCCTTATTCACAAGCCAATCAACTTGGATCAAATGTTGCTCCGGCCTATGATGATGCAGCAGGAATTTATTCTAGTTTAATATCAAGATTACAGCAGGATATAGCAGCTATTGATGTTAATGGAGGTCTAAACTCGGCATCAGATGATTTTTCTTCGGCTGATGTATTTTATTCAGGGGATCTTTCAGCATGGAAAACTTTAGGTAATTCTCTTTTATTGAAATTAGGAATTGCTATTGCGGATTCAAATCCTACGTTGGCTCAACAGACTGCGACTTTAGCTATTAATAATGGAGTAATGACTTCATCTGCCAATGATTGTAAATTTCAATATTTATCGGGGTCGCCAAATTATAGCCCAATATATGAAAATGTAAAGGCTAATAATCGAAATGACTTTGTAGGAGGTAAAACATTGGTGGATTATATGAATGCTAATAATGATACGAGAATAGCTAAGTATTTCAAGCCTGTAGGAAGCACAGGAACTTATGTAGGACAATCAATTGGTTTGCCTGCTTCATTTGCTAGTTTTTCTGCTCCCGGTACTTTTGCATATACTCCTACCACACCAGGCATTTTGATGAACTATACGGAAGTAGCATTTTACTTAACTGAAGCTAGTGCTCGTTGGGGAGTCGGAGGATCACCAGCTACCAATTATACAAAGGCAATTACTTCTTCATTTACGGATTGGGGAATATCAGCAGACGCGGCAGCTTATATTGCTGCACATCCATATAATGCAGCAAACTGGAAACAGTCAGTTGGTCAGCAAGCTTGGGTAGCTATGTATAATCAGCCTTTGGTTTCATGGAATTTCTGGAGAAGACTTGACTATCCTGTCCTTCAACCTGCTGCTGCTGCAACAATTAACAGTGTTCCTATGCGTATGTCATATCCTACTAGTGAATATCAGACTAATGGGGCGAATGTAAGTGCTGCTTCATCGGCTATTGGTGGAGATTTACTAACAACTAAAGTATTCTGGGATAAAAATTAA
- a CDS encoding YihY/virulence factor BrkB family protein: MIKNIKFFWEVLKETFSEWNSSSASTDSASLAYYAIFSIPGLLIIIIWIAGYFFGEEAIRGEISQQISGLMGADAAKSIENMIAGALIDKQNIFMKIIGVGSLVFGSTTLFFQLQHSLNTLWDVEAAPKKAIVKFLLDRANSLGMILILGFLLMVTMILSSLISIFNKFITQYFGLETYMLVELINFAVGFGVVMLLFALLFKVLPDVEISWKSVWAGALLTTILFTLGKFLLSLYFGTAKPTSAFGTAGTVILIMMWINYSCMLVFFGAEFTKVYTYKKGYRIVPSKHAKWSNAKLYQDSRKTST; encoded by the coding sequence ATGATAAAAAATATAAAATTTTTCTGGGAAGTCCTAAAGGAAACCTTCTCTGAATGGAACAGTTCTTCTGCTTCCACAGATTCGGCAAGCTTAGCTTATTATGCTATTTTTTCGATTCCGGGATTATTAATTATCATTATTTGGATTGCAGGATACTTTTTTGGGGAGGAAGCAATACGCGGAGAAATTAGTCAGCAAATCAGCGGTTTGATGGGTGCTGATGCCGCAAAAAGTATAGAGAATATGATTGCTGGAGCTTTGATCGATAAGCAAAATATTTTCATGAAAATCATAGGAGTGGGTTCTTTAGTTTTTGGTTCTACTACTCTATTTTTTCAACTGCAACATTCATTAAATACCCTTTGGGATGTAGAAGCAGCGCCTAAAAAAGCTATTGTGAAGTTTTTACTGGATAGAGCCAATTCATTAGGAATGATCTTAATTCTTGGTTTTCTGCTTATGGTGACCATGATTTTGTCCTCTTTAATCAGCATTTTCAACAAATTCATTACCCAATATTTTGGCTTGGAAACCTATATGTTGGTAGAACTGATCAACTTTGCAGTGGGTTTTGGTGTAGTTATGCTTTTATTTGCCTTATTATTTAAAGTGCTTCCCGATGTAGAAATCAGCTGGAAATCGGTTTGGGCAGGAGCATTGCTAACTACGATCCTTTTTACGCTGGGAAAATTTTTATTAAGTCTCTATTTTGGAACGGCGAAACCTACTTCGGCATTCGGAACTGCCGGAACCGTCATTTTAATTATGATGTGGATCAACTATTCCTGTATGCTTGTGTTTTTCGGAGCAGAGTTCACTAAAGTATATACTTATAAAAAAGGCTACAGAATTGTTCCTTCAAAACATGCTAAATGGAGCAATGCTAAACTTTATCAAGACAGCAGAAAAACCTCAACATAA
- the argS gene encoding arginine--tRNA ligase has protein sequence MNIKDIIEQKLAEVILNVYQLKEIKLEIQENKTEFEGDFTIVTFPLVKQLKKNPESIGVELGEALTEQTELLESFNVVKGFLNVKVKNQFFVDNFRSVANQFDVVEKKNSTVMVEYSSPNTNKPLHLGHIRNNLLGFSVAQILKEAGYDVIKTQIINDRGIHICKSMLAWEKYGKGETPDATHTKGDKFVGNYYVRFDQEYKQEMAELVAQGMSEDQAKKEAPLMKEAQKMLLDWENGDEKVRNLWNEMNSWVYKGFNETYKRLGVDFDQVQYESNTYILGKDLIQEGLDKGVLYQKEDGSVWCDLTDEGLDQKLLLRSDGTSVYMTQDLGTAVERFKQNDIQKLIYTVGNEQDYHFQVLFKILGKLGYSWADQLYHLSYGMVELPNGKMKSREGTVVDADDLMQEMFTIAKSKAEELGKLENLTEEEKNANYENVGIGALKYFMLKVDPKKKMLFNPEESIDFNGNTGPFIQYTFARIQSLLAKANFEQKEIAEVELNQSEKELIMQLANYKIVVEKAAEVLSPALIANYVYDLVKTYNSFYQSNPIMNQEDENVKQFRLSISDLTAKTIKKSLQLLGIQTVNRM, from the coding sequence ATGAATATTAAAGATATAATAGAACAAAAACTAGCTGAAGTTATCCTTAACGTTTACCAACTGAAAGAGATCAAGCTGGAAATTCAGGAGAATAAAACTGAATTTGAAGGAGATTTTACGATTGTTACTTTTCCTTTGGTAAAGCAGTTGAAAAAAAATCCGGAGAGTATTGGTGTGGAATTAGGTGAAGCTTTAACGGAACAGACTGAACTATTGGAAAGCTTCAATGTCGTGAAAGGTTTTCTTAATGTTAAAGTTAAAAATCAGTTTTTTGTAGATAATTTTAGATCGGTAGCTAATCAGTTTGATGTTGTTGAAAAGAAAAATTCTACGGTAATGGTAGAATATTCTTCACCGAATACGAACAAACCTCTTCACTTGGGACACATCAGAAATAATTTATTAGGTTTTTCTGTTGCTCAGATTTTAAAAGAAGCAGGTTATGATGTGATCAAAACTCAGATTATTAATGATAGAGGAATCCACATTTGTAAGTCGATGTTGGCTTGGGAAAAATATGGAAAGGGTGAAACTCCTGATGCTACTCATACCAAAGGAGATAAGTTTGTTGGTAATTATTATGTGAGATTTGATCAGGAATATAAGCAGGAAATGGCTGAACTTGTTGCTCAGGGAATGAGTGAAGATCAAGCAAAAAAAGAAGCTCCTTTGATGAAAGAAGCTCAAAAGATGTTGCTGGACTGGGAAAATGGAGATGAAAAAGTAAGAAATCTTTGGAATGAAATGAATTCCTGGGTATATAAAGGATTCAATGAAACCTATAAAAGATTGGGAGTAGACTTCGATCAGGTACAATATGAAAGCAATACCTATATTTTAGGTAAAGACCTTATTCAGGAAGGTTTAGATAAAGGAGTTTTGTATCAAAAAGAGGATGGCTCTGTTTGGTGCGATCTTACGGATGAAGGATTGGATCAGAAACTTTTATTACGTTCGGACGGAACTTCAGTTTATATGACTCAGGATTTGGGAACTGCGGTAGAGCGTTTTAAACAAAATGATATTCAAAAACTGATTTATACGGTAGGAAACGAACAGGATTATCATTTCCAGGTTTTATTTAAAATTCTAGGAAAACTGGGATATTCCTGGGCGGATCAGCTATATCATTTATCTTACGGTATGGTTGAGCTTCCTAACGGGAAAATGAAATCCCGTGAAGGAACAGTAGTAGATGCGGATGATTTGATGCAGGAAATGTTTACTATTGCAAAATCTAAAGCTGAAGAATTAGGAAAATTAGAAAACCTAACCGAAGAAGAAAAGAATGCGAACTATGAAAATGTAGGAATTGGGGCATTGAAATATTTCATGCTGAAAGTGGATCCGAAGAAAAAAATGCTTTTCAATCCTGAAGAAAGTATCGATTTTAATGGAAATACAGGTCCTTTCATTCAATACACTTTCGCACGTATTCAGTCTTTATTGGCTAAAGCTAATTTTGAGCAGAAAGAAATTGCTGAAGTTGAATTGAATCAGTCTGAAAAAGAATTGATCATGCAGCTGGCAAATTATAAAATTGTTGTTGAAAAAGCAGCAGAAGTCTTAAGTCCGGCTTTAATAGCCAATTATGTGTATGATCTGGTAAAAACATACAATTCTTTCTATCAGAGTAATCCGATTATGAATCAGGAAGATGAGAATGTAAAACAGTTCCGTCTAAGTATTTCGGATCTTACGGCAAAAACGATAAAAAAATCGCTACAGCTCCTAGGAATACAAACTGTAAACAGAATGTAA
- a CDS encoding SusC/RagA family TonB-linked outer membrane protein — MKKLTVGVLVLVLSSSVAVANAQQTKKDTVRTQEIEGVVVTALGIKREKKSLGYATQEVKGDDVNKNPTPNFLNNLSGQVAGMDIKQSTNFGGSINVVLRGFKSFSGSNQPLFVVDGVPIINNNINTSSQTTGRYGIDYGNAASDINPNDVETINVLKGAAAAALYGSRAANGAIIITTKKGKKNQKGIGLEYSSSITISSIDKATFPKYQTEYGEGYFGEDEWGSYNGGLAAGFGSDASYGPKYDPNLMVYQYDAFIPGSPNYGKATPWTMAKNGPLSFFKNGTNFTNSISLSGANDVATYRINYTNLDATDIMPNSSLVKNNFGGNASYKITDKLTASLYANYITQKTKGRNDTGYNGNIMTGFRQWWPTNVDLKQQEDFYNIAHQNYSWNITDPTDLTPQYWDNIYFQRYQNYQNDSRDRFSGNVSLSYDVSKELNFLLRLSNDSYSMTTEERKANGSVPNIFGLNINTAQPSGYNLGNYRLSERNYDFIGTYKKDLTEDLNLNGVLGANVRYNTAYSDIHSTVGGLNVPNYFDISNSKGRPLNQTSDTSKQVIGVFAQASLGYKNTYYLEGTIRRDQTTALSSDHNVYWYPSVSGSIVLSNLIKAPWLSFAKARANYAVVGNDTDANQLIDTYLAGSSFGNLPVYQFNGVLKNPDLVAEKLKSMEFGLETSFLKNRIGFDATWYKNDSNNLISNVLVSYASGTTLQKQNIGNLRTEAFELSLRLTPIKSSNFSWNLTANWSNPKTTVTALKNGVDNLALQTNTSQGGVTLNAPLGGLYGTIYGTDYVYAPDGQRVIDPDTGAYMKTTSTNNNLGSYQAKWFGGLRNTINYKNVSLSFLIDVKQGGKVFSLDQAYGYGTGIYPDSVGLNDLGNPIRNTIANGGGVVLQGVIPDPNHPGQYLANNVRLDKSWSSQILNTDPPAAAFVYDASYVKLREASITYTLSKEVLGSKFLQGMSFSLIGSNLWIIHKKLPYADPEAGLSSGNLQGYQSGVMPTTRNFSFNVKVNF; from the coding sequence ATGAAGAAACTAACAGTAGGTGTGCTTGTATTGGTATTGTCTTCGTCTGTTGCTGTTGCGAATGCTCAGCAGACAAAGAAGGATACTGTAAGAACACAAGAAATTGAGGGTGTAGTTGTAACTGCGCTTGGTATTAAGAGAGAAAAAAAATCTCTAGGATATGCAACTCAAGAAGTAAAGGGTGATGATGTCAACAAAAACCCTACTCCTAACTTTTTAAACAATCTCTCCGGACAGGTTGCAGGGATGGATATCAAGCAAAGTACCAACTTTGGAGGATCGATCAATGTGGTTTTAAGAGGGTTTAAATCTTTTTCAGGATCTAATCAACCTTTATTTGTAGTGGACGGAGTTCCAATTATTAATAACAATATTAACACATCTAGCCAGACTACAGGGCGTTATGGAATTGATTATGGTAATGCCGCTTCAGATATAAATCCAAATGACGTTGAAACAATTAACGTACTAAAGGGAGCGGCTGCTGCTGCTTTGTACGGTTCTCGTGCTGCAAACGGAGCAATTATTATCACGACTAAGAAGGGGAAAAAGAATCAAAAAGGGATTGGCTTAGAATATTCAAGTTCAATTACAATTTCTTCAATTGATAAAGCTACTTTTCCTAAGTATCAAACGGAATATGGAGAAGGGTATTTCGGTGAAGATGAATGGGGGAGTTATAATGGTGGTTTAGCTGCTGGTTTTGGAAGCGATGCATCCTATGGACCAAAGTACGATCCCAATTTAATGGTGTATCAATATGATGCGTTTATCCCGGGATCTCCTAATTATGGAAAGGCTACTCCATGGACAATGGCTAAAAATGGGCCATTATCATTCTTTAAAAATGGTACTAATTTCACAAATAGCATTTCCCTTAGTGGAGCAAATGATGTTGCAACTTACAGAATCAACTATACCAATTTAGATGCTACGGATATTATGCCCAATAGCTCATTGGTAAAAAATAATTTCGGAGGTAATGCATCCTATAAAATTACAGATAAATTAACGGCATCTTTATATGCTAATTATATCACACAGAAAACCAAAGGTAGAAATGATACTGGGTATAATGGAAATATAATGACTGGCTTTAGACAATGGTGGCCAACAAACGTTGATTTAAAACAACAAGAAGATTTTTATAATATTGCACATCAAAATTATTCTTGGAATATTACAGATCCGACAGATCTTACTCCTCAATATTGGGATAATATTTATTTTCAACGATACCAAAATTACCAAAATGATTCAAGAGACAGGTTCAGTGGTAATGTTTCTTTAAGCTATGATGTTTCTAAAGAATTAAACTTTTTATTAAGATTAAGTAATGATAGCTATAGTATGACCACGGAGGAAAGAAAAGCAAACGGATCTGTTCCGAATATCTTTGGTCTCAATATTAATACCGCTCAGCCTTCAGGATACAATCTAGGTAATTACCGATTGTCTGAAAGAAATTACGATTTTATAGGAACCTATAAAAAAGATCTTACTGAAGATCTTAATTTAAATGGAGTTTTAGGAGCAAATGTCCGCTATAATACTGCTTATTCTGATATACATTCTACCGTAGGGGGCCTAAACGTACCTAATTATTTTGATATATCAAATTCTAAAGGACGGCCACTTAATCAAACAAGTGATACAAGCAAGCAGGTTATAGGGGTTTTTGCTCAGGCAAGTTTGGGTTATAAAAATACGTATTATCTGGAAGGAACAATACGAAGAGATCAGACTACTGCATTATCATCAGATCATAATGTATATTGGTATCCTTCGGTTTCGGGTAGTATAGTGCTTTCAAATTTAATTAAAGCACCGTGGCTAAGTTTTGCGAAAGCTCGAGCTAATTATGCTGTAGTAGGAAATGATACTGATGCTAACCAATTAATTGATACTTATTTAGCAGGGTCTTCCTTTGGGAATTTGCCTGTCTATCAGTTTAATGGAGTTTTAAAAAATCCAGATTTGGTGGCCGAAAAATTAAAAAGTATGGAGTTTGGTTTAGAGACTTCCTTTTTGAAAAACAGAATTGGTTTTGATGCTACATGGTATAAAAATGATTCTAATAACCTGATCTCAAATGTACTTGTTTCTTATGCATCAGGTACTACACTTCAGAAACAGAATATTGGAAACTTGAGGACAGAGGCATTTGAGCTTTCATTGAGATTGACTCCTATTAAATCCTCAAATTTTAGTTGGAATTTAACAGCTAACTGGTCTAATCCAAAAACAACTGTTACTGCACTGAAAAACGGAGTAGATAATTTGGCTTTACAAACAAATACTTCTCAAGGTGGCGTTACATTAAATGCTCCTTTGGGAGGGTTATATGGAACAATTTACGGGACAGATTACGTATATGCTCCTGATGGACAAAGAGTAATTGATCCTGATACAGGTGCTTATATGAAGACAACTTCTACCAATAATAACTTGGGAAGCTATCAGGCTAAATGGTTTGGTGGGTTGCGAAACACTATAAATTATAAAAATGTTTCTTTAAGTTTTCTCATTGATGTAAAACAAGGTGGAAAAGTATTTTCTCTAGATCAAGCATATGGATATGGAACAGGAATTTATCCTGATTCAGTAGGATTGAATGACTTGGGCAACCCTATTAGAAATACGATTGCTAATGGTGGGGGAGTGGTATTACAGGGAGTTATTCCTGATCCAAATCATCCAGGGCAATATCTAGCAAATAATGTCAGACTGGATAAATCATGGTCAAGCCAAATATTGAATACAGATCCTCCTGCTGCTGCGTTTGTATATGATGCAAGTTATGTCAAGTTAAGAGAGGCATCTATCACTTATACATTGTCAAAAGAAGTTTTGGGTTCCAAATTTTTACAGGGTATGTCATTTAGTCTTATAGGCAGTAACCTTTGGATTATTCATAAAAAATTACCTTATGCAGATCCGGAAGCAGGATTATCTTCAGGAAATTTACAAGGATACCAATCAGGAGTTATGCCTACGACAAGAAATTTCTCATTCAATGTAAAAGTTAATTTTTAA
- a CDS encoding BamA/TamA family outer membrane protein produces MKNKLSIYFKYLFASGFAAVSLSCSNTKFLKEGQMLYTGAEVKIENDSLSKKERKELKTALEANLTPKPNSTFLGMRPKLYFYNIAKEPKKEKGFNYWLKYKMGEKPVLLGDVDREFNKDIIQNYSENKGYFNARATYDTVSKNKKAQVIYTLRPGSRYLISNVKFQKDSSLVNKEIQDLSGKTFLKNGNPFDLDVIKSERERIDNGLKERGFYYFHPDNIIVQADSTVSKNHKVELNVKLKDDTPDLSTQQFSIDKVIVFPTYNIQDVRTGKYHIPMNTDSLAQYAYKDIYVIDPQHKFKPKIFDRALYFKKGDLYNRTNHNLTLNRLISLGVFKFVKNEFIVSDSLQHKFDSYYLLTPREIQSLRLEALGRTNSANYAGSELNLNWTHRNFFKGAEQFKAAIYGAFDFQMGGPENAKNLFRAGTNVQLSIPRIVAPFRFNSSSAFVPRTNITLGYEFQNRTEYYTLNTFTGSFGYLWKENARKEHDLKIFDVTYVSPSKITALYDSISAKSDAMRRVVARQLIFGPTYSYTYTNTMLSKPTTIYYKGTLDLAGNITGLVTGANVKKDKEKTVFGVPFSQYAKIENDFRLYHKFTEKTSLATRFIAGLAYPYGNSEHIPFSKQFFSGGSNSVRAFRARTLGPGSFDPRTIQQGYYFDQSGDIKLELNAEYRANLYKFLNVAVFADAGNVWLINEDASRPGAKFSKEFLSEVAVGAGVGLRLDFSILILRLDLAMPLRVPYYEKNDRWTFDKINFGDSSWRKDNLILNIAIGYPF; encoded by the coding sequence ATGAAAAATAAACTCTCTATATATTTCAAATATTTATTCGCTTCCGGATTTGCAGCGGTCAGCCTTTCCTGTAGCAATACTAAATTTTTGAAGGAAGGACAAATGCTTTACACCGGAGCGGAGGTAAAAATAGAAAACGATTCTCTTTCAAAAAAAGAAAGAAAAGAGCTTAAGACCGCCTTGGAAGCTAACCTTACTCCAAAGCCCAATTCCACGTTTTTAGGAATGCGTCCCAAACTGTATTTCTATAATATCGCCAAAGAACCTAAAAAGGAAAAAGGATTTAACTACTGGCTGAAATATAAAATGGGGGAAAAACCTGTTTTACTGGGAGATGTAGACCGGGAGTTTAATAAAGATATCATTCAGAATTATTCTGAAAATAAAGGATATTTTAATGCAAGAGCTACTTATGACACCGTTTCTAAAAACAAAAAAGCACAGGTTATCTATACGTTAAGACCGGGTTCAAGATATTTAATCAGTAATGTTAAGTTTCAGAAAGATTCTTCATTAGTGAATAAGGAAATTCAGGATTTATCCGGTAAAACATTTCTTAAAAACGGCAATCCGTTTGATCTGGACGTTATTAAAAGTGAAAGAGAAAGAATTGATAATGGGCTTAAAGAAAGAGGTTTCTATTATTTCCATCCTGATAATATTATTGTTCAGGCTGATAGTACCGTAAGCAAAAATCATAAGGTAGAGCTTAATGTAAAACTGAAAGATGACACTCCGGATCTTTCCACACAGCAGTTCAGTATTGATAAGGTGATTGTATTTCCGACCTATAATATCCAGGATGTAAGAACCGGGAAATATCATATTCCGATGAATACGGATTCCCTCGCTCAATATGCCTATAAGGATATTTATGTCATCGATCCGCAACACAAATTCAAACCGAAAATCTTTGACAGGGCTTTATATTTTAAAAAGGGAGATCTTTACAACCGTACCAATCACAACCTTACTTTAAACCGACTGATCAGTTTAGGAGTTTTTAAATTCGTGAAAAACGAGTTTATCGTATCAGATTCTCTTCAGCATAAATTTGATTCTTATTATCTTTTAACACCGAGAGAAATACAGTCTCTTCGTTTAGAAGCTTTAGGAAGAACAAATTCTGCCAATTATGCCGGAAGTGAATTAAACCTCAACTGGACGCATCGAAATTTTTTCAAAGGAGCAGAACAGTTTAAAGCCGCAATTTACGGAGCCTTCGATTTCCAGATGGGAGGTCCTGAAAATGCTAAAAATTTATTCAGAGCCGGAACGAATGTTCAGCTTTCCATACCGAGAATTGTTGCTCCTTTCAGGTTTAATTCTTCAAGTGCTTTTGTCCCGAGAACCAATATTACTCTAGGCTACGAGTTCCAGAACCGTACCGAGTATTACACTTTAAATACCTTCACAGGTTCATTCGGATACCTTTGGAAAGAGAATGCCAGAAAAGAACATGATCTGAAAATTTTTGATGTGACTTATGTTTCTCCTTCAAAAATTACGGCATTGTATGATTCAATTTCTGCAAAAAGTGATGCGATGCGGAGAGTAGTGGCCCGTCAATTGATTTTTGGACCTACTTATTCCTATACATATACAAATACCATGCTGTCGAAACCAACAACCATTTATTATAAAGGTACATTGGATTTAGCAGGAAATATAACAGGTTTGGTCACGGGTGCGAATGTAAAAAAAGATAAAGAAAAAACAGTTTTCGGAGTTCCGTTCAGTCAATATGCAAAGATTGAAAATGACTTCAGACTGTATCATAAGTTCACCGAAAAAACATCTTTAGCAACGAGGTTTATCGCCGGATTAGCTTATCCTTACGGAAATTCTGAGCATATTCCTTTTTCAAAACAGTTTTTCTCCGGGGGAAGTAACAGTGTAAGAGCATTTCGCGCAAGAACCTTAGGGCCCGGAAGTTTTGATCCGAGAACGATTCAACAAGGCTATTATTTTGATCAGTCCGGTGATATTAAATTAGAACTTAATGCAGAATACCGCGCCAATCTTTATAAGTTTTTAAATGTCGCCGTTTTTGCTGACGCAGGAAATGTTTGGCTGATCAATGAAGATGCCAGCAGACCGGGAGCCAAATTTTCAAAAGAATTTTTAAGTGAAGTCGCCGTTGGAGCCGGAGTTGGCCTAAGATTAGATTTCTCTATTTTAATTTTAAGATTGGATCTGGCCATGCCACTGAGAGTTCCATATTATGAAAAAAATGACAGATGGACATTCGATAAAATAAATTTCGGTGATTCCAGCTGGAGAAAGGATAATCTTATTCTGAATATTGCCATCGGATACCCTTTCTAA
- a CDS encoding ribonuclease HII, producing MELLKKWTNNYIEAGCDEVGRGCLCGPVVAAAVILDETFEQNLINDSKKLNFKTRMELDHYIKNNVKSYAIAELSPSFIDQHNILNASIHAMHRALDQLSIIPELILVDGNKFHPYNYIPHECIIKGDSKVLSIAAASILAKNYRDRLMIELHEEFPQYGWNTNFGYATKKHQEALIKHGPTQHHRQSFRLKYD from the coding sequence ATGGAATTACTAAAGAAATGGACAAATAATTATATTGAAGCAGGATGCGATGAGGTAGGAAGAGGTTGTCTATGTGGTCCTGTAGTGGCAGCAGCTGTAATTCTGGATGAAACTTTTGAGCAAAATCTAATCAATGACTCCAAAAAGTTGAATTTCAAAACAAGAATGGAGCTTGATCACTATATTAAAAATAATGTAAAAAGTTATGCGATTGCAGAACTTTCGCCTTCATTTATAGATCAGCATAACATCCTCAATGCCAGCATACATGCTATGCATAGAGCACTTGATCAGCTAAGTATAATCCCTGAGCTCATCTTAGTAGACGGAAATAAATTTCATCCTTATAATTACATTCCTCATGAATGTATTATTAAAGGAGATTCAAAAGTACTTTCTATTGCTGCTGCATCTATTTTAGCTAAGAATTACAGGGATAGATTAATGATAGAACTGCATGAAGAGTTTCCACAATATGGATGGAACACTAACTTTGGTTATGCGACGAAAAAGCATCAGGAAGCTTTAATAAAACACGGCCCAACCCAGCATCACCGTCAGTCATTCAGGTTAAAATATGATTGA